A DNA window from Leptolyngbya sp. KIOST-1 contains the following coding sequences:
- a CDS encoding transposase produces the protein MTYSLDEMTGIQALERAMPNLDMKPGRCEKVEFEYIRHGTQALIATLNVATGQIDQASVGDTRTEADLEAHLRALLGPAPSAPKIHLVMDCLNTHQSEALVRVVAELEPEPLELGEKGKSGILASMATRADFLKDPSHRLVVHFTPKHSSWLNQIEVWFSILVSKLLRRSNFTSQADLKAKILAFVDYYNRTLAKPFKWNYTGKPLVS, from the coding sequence TTGACCTACAGCCTCGACGAGATGACCGGTATTCAAGCCCTAGAACGGGCGATGCCGAATCTGGACATGAAGCCGGGACGCTGTGAAAAGGTGGAGTTTGAGTACATTCGTCATGGCACCCAGGCCTTAATCGCCACGCTGAATGTCGCGACCGGCCAGATTGACCAAGCCAGTGTCGGGGACACCCGAACCGAGGCTGATTTAGAGGCTCATCTCAGAGCCCTCCTGGGCCCAGCACCCAGCGCTCCCAAAATTCATCTCGTTATGGATTGTCTCAATACTCATCAATCCGAGGCCTTGGTGCGCGTAGTGGCTGAACTTGAACCTGAACCCCTTGAGCTAGGCGAAAAGGGTAAGTCCGGCATTCTGGCCTCAATGGCCACTCGCGCTGATTTTTTGAAAGACCCTTCTCATCGCCTGGTCGTGCATTTCACGCCTAAACATTCGTCCTGGCTCAATCAAATTGAAGTTTGGTTTAGCATCCTGGTGAGCAAACTCCTACGCCGTTCCAACTTCACCAGTCAGGCTGACCTCAAAGCTAAAATCCTCGCCTTTGTGGACTACTACAATCGCACCTTGGCCAAGCCCTTTAAGTGGAATTACACCGGTAAACCCTTAGTCTCGTGA
- a CDS encoding glycosyltransferase family 39 protein, whose protein sequence is MAKLFYLFFIGFFLRFFLLTNQSLWFDEGLTLDNIEASSFVELITRLRNLPHSDIFQPLYYVFLYVIRLFLGDSEFVLRGFSAILGFLVLPMLYGLARRLYGKNHSIWTLFILVFSSFLIGYSQEARNYSLLIFIASLQLCIFSEVLDADSSKKPLSRFFFAIISSIGLFCSVQSIVFTASLSFSHLLIFRKWRHWIQWWLPTAIFCLFPIVYFLTLPADANPSTVNISRFGFPIIYNAAFVIYGILVGTTYGPSQEQLRGDDKLAVVLGSWPVLLIFIAVVSVIFLLIIRLFLQRDFRSKIFRLDCFFICLAVTSFVLAIVMALITKMNLVPRHAYYLWLPLAMILPSLLHGPFLIGKVRPLYKAIARLSILFFIFLNLYSVSNYYFDQSYWRDDYRSVVRYLIENRVSGSPSVLLFGSTKLIRYYGDFETIDGHEVAWKMLSGDDYWLKSLSSVANDSKKIILVVNRKHFLEAEFPLEEKISDAYKIDYIVEDFNYFHIYYLSAI, encoded by the coding sequence TTGGCAAAACTTTTCTATCTCTTCTTTATCGGGTTTTTTCTGCGTTTTTTTCTGTTGACAAACCAAAGTCTTTGGTTTGATGAAGGCTTGACTCTTGACAATATTGAAGCTTCTTCGTTCGTCGAACTTATTACAAGATTAAGGAATTTGCCGCACAGTGATATTTTTCAGCCTTTGTATTATGTTTTCTTGTATGTTATACGCCTATTTTTGGGAGATTCGGAGTTTGTTTTAAGGGGGTTCTCGGCAATTCTAGGTTTTTTAGTGTTGCCCATGTTATATGGCCTTGCTAGGCGCTTGTATGGTAAAAACCACAGCATATGGACTCTTTTTATTCTGGTTTTTAGTTCCTTTTTGATTGGCTACAGTCAAGAGGCGAGAAACTATTCCTTGTTGATTTTTATTGCATCGCTACAGCTTTGTATATTCAGTGAAGTTTTGGACGCGGATTCATCTAAAAAACCTTTATCAAGGTTCTTTTTTGCAATCATTTCTTCAATTGGTTTGTTCTGCAGTGTTCAGTCTATTGTGTTTACTGCATCATTAAGCTTTTCGCATTTATTAATTTTTAGGAAGTGGAGGCACTGGATTCAATGGTGGTTGCCTACTGCGATTTTTTGTTTGTTTCCAATAGTTTATTTCCTGACTTTGCCTGCTGATGCAAATCCATCAACCGTTAATATATCGAGGTTCGGTTTTCCTATTATTTACAATGCAGCTTTTGTGATTTACGGGATTTTAGTTGGCACTACTTATGGACCATCGCAAGAGCAGTTGAGAGGAGATGATAAGCTGGCAGTGGTTTTAGGGAGCTGGCCAGTTCTTTTGATATTTATCGCTGTTGTTTCTGTAATTTTTCTGCTTATTATAAGGCTGTTTCTTCAGCGTGACTTTAGGAGCAAAATTTTCCGGCTGGATTGCTTCTTTATTTGTCTTGCAGTTACCTCTTTTGTCTTGGCAATAGTTATGGCTCTAATTACAAAGATGAATTTGGTTCCAAGGCATGCCTACTACCTCTGGTTGCCTCTAGCCATGATTTTGCCATCGTTATTGCATGGCCCATTCCTGATTGGAAAAGTTAGACCCCTTTACAAGGCGATAGCTAGGTTATCAATCCTGTTTTTCATATTTCTAAATTTATATTCCGTTTCCAATTATTACTTCGATCAGAGCTATTGGCGAGATGATTACCGATCCGTTGTTCGTTATTTGATTGAAAATCGAGTTTCTGGTAGTCCATCTGTATTGCTTTTTGGCTCTACTAAATTGATCAGATACTATGGCGATTTTGAAACAATAGATGGTCACGAAGTTGCTTGGAAAATGTTGTCAGGAGATGATTATTGGTTAAAAAGTTTGTCTTCAGTAGCTAATGACTCAAAAAAAATTATATTGGTTGTTAATCGGAAGCATTTTTTGGAGGCAGAATTTCCCCTCGAAGAAAAAATTTCTGATGCATATAAAATAGACTATATAGTTGAGGATTTTAATTATTTCCATATTTACTATTTGTCAGCCATTTGA
- a CDS encoding SMR family transporter, producing the protein MTNPLIFGVLITSTVGLNTFAQVLLKMGSGKTLPNIYLLGGVLAYGISTLMYILVLSKVNLSVAYPLVIGLTVISTTVFGAAFFQEKVGITAWLGIGLMLSGIWAIAFAKN; encoded by the coding sequence ATGACTAATCCATTGATATTTGGTGTTCTAATAACTTCTACTGTCGGTTTGAATACTTTTGCACAAGTCTTACTCAAGATGGGATCTGGTAAGACTCTGCCAAACATATACTTGCTGGGCGGAGTTTTAGCATACGGCATCAGCACCTTAATGTATATTTTAGTGTTGAGTAAAGTGAATCTATCTGTGGCCTACCCCTTGGTAATTGGTTTGACGGTGATCTCTACCACTGTTTTTGGAGCTGCGTTTTTTCAAGAAAAAGTCGGGATAACTGCCTGGCTTGGAATTGGCCTTATGCTAAGTGGCATCTGGGCTATTGCTTTTGCAAAGAATTGA
- a CDS encoding YqeG family HAD IIIA-type phosphatase, which produces MPITERYTLRIRQLSQIDRSLLREKGIRGIILDLDNTIVSEDDVYLSPDSENWIREAQHEGLKLFLLSNGKRKYRVNYWSARLNISAISPARKPFPKSFRRAIQIMQLKPRQVVVIGDSFHTDVLGSILVGCSCVQVASLPHPPRWWEKILGKWVQVPYLNTEELWLADCEYLYP; this is translated from the coding sequence ATGCCAATAACAGAGAGATATACCCTCAGAATTAGACAACTCAGCCAGATTGACCGAAGCCTGCTGAGGGAAAAAGGTATTCGAGGCATCATTCTTGACCTCGACAATACCATCGTCTCTGAGGATGATGTATACCTTTCCCCTGATTCTGAAAACTGGATTCGTGAAGCTCAGCATGAGGGCCTGAAGCTCTTTTTGCTGTCCAACGGCAAGCGAAAATATCGAGTTAACTATTGGTCTGCTCGTTTAAATATTTCAGCTATTAGTCCTGCCCGTAAACCATTCCCAAAGAGTTTCCGCAGGGCGATTCAGATCATGCAACTTAAACCTCGTCAGGTGGTTGTCATTGGTGATAGTTTTCACACCGATGTTTTAGGTTCAATACTAGTGGGCTGTTCTTGTGTTCAAGTGGCGAGCCTTCCTCATCCGCCCCGTTGGTGGGAAAAAATTCTTGGTAAATGGGTACAGGTTCCATACCTTAATACTGAAGAGCTTTGGTTGGCAGACTGCGAATATCTTTACCCTTAA
- a CDS encoding decaprenyl-phosphate phosphoribosyltransferase yields MLIFNCVDIIYSITSCIVKHAWSKNMLFTKEKKSLLVYLLALRPKQWTKNLIVFAAPIFSLQLDPVSLLQSFLAFVLFCGLSSAFYLLNDIADVQSDRCHPTKCKRPIAAGLVSIPTALTMAGILLVGTVAVGWLHQPLLGSTLIAYALMQVAYNLRLKHTVILDVICIASGFVLRACAGAAATGIVVSVWFLLCTAMLALFLGIEKRKAELRVTKLKGGQTRRVLYRYSQPLLTRMEGTVTTGVIMTYALWSAGPVVNGATTPWMMITLPFVAYGVFRYQFLSDPEEISRRANGTDHGGKTERPEEILLSDRPLGLTIIAWLMMVIAVLSLHNQGILA; encoded by the coding sequence ATGCTTATTTTTAATTGTGTAGACATTATTTATTCAATAACTAGCTGTATTGTAAAACACGCTTGGAGCAAAAATATGCTATTCACTAAAGAAAAAAAATCTTTGTTGGTCTACTTGCTTGCGTTACGTCCTAAGCAATGGACAAAAAATTTAATTGTTTTTGCAGCCCCTATTTTCTCCTTGCAGCTTGATCCTGTTTCCTTGCTGCAATCTTTTCTAGCCTTTGTACTTTTCTGCGGCCTCTCTAGCGCCTTCTACTTGCTTAACGACATCGCTGATGTTCAATCAGATCGTTGTCATCCTACCAAGTGTAAGCGCCCAATTGCTGCAGGCTTGGTAAGCATTCCTACCGCCCTAACTATGGCCGGAATTTTGTTGGTGGGAACCGTAGCCGTTGGTTGGCTCCACCAGCCGCTGCTCGGCAGCACGCTGATAGCGTATGCCCTAATGCAGGTCGCCTACAACTTACGGCTCAAGCATACGGTCATCCTTGATGTAATCTGTATCGCCTCGGGCTTTGTGCTCCGAGCGTGTGCTGGGGCCGCTGCTACGGGAATTGTGGTTTCGGTGTGGTTCTTGCTCTGTACCGCTATGTTGGCCCTGTTTTTGGGGATTGAAAAACGCAAAGCAGAGCTTCGCGTTACAAAACTCAAAGGGGGACAAACTCGCCGTGTCCTTTACCGTTATTCTCAGCCCTTGCTAACCCGGATGGAAGGTACTGTTACTACTGGAGTTATTATGACCTACGCACTCTGGAGTGCTGGGCCTGTTGTTAACGGGGCAACTACGCCTTGGATGATGATTACTCTTCCCTTTGTTGCCTATGGAGTATTCCGCTACCAGTTTCTCAGCGATCCAGAGGAAATTAGTCGTCGCGCTAATGGTACCGACCACGGTGGCAAGACTGAACGACCGGAAGAGATCTTGCTTAGCGACCGTCCTCTTGGGCTGACCATAATTGCTTGGCTGATGATGGTTATCGCCGTGCTTTCACTGCACAATCAAGGTATTTTAGCCTAA
- a CDS encoding ribose-phosphate pyrophosphokinase — MLSPVILAQKPEGLSRNLPSRLRIFSGSANPGLAQEVAQYLHCELGLMVRKRFADGEIYVQFQESIRGCDVYLMQPTCQPVNDHLLELLIMIDACRRASARQITAVIPYYGYSRADRKTAGRESITAKLTANLITQAGAHRILAMDLHSAQTQGYFDIPVDHIFAAPVLHRYLRTKEIDDVVIVSPDIGGVARARAFAKHLNDAPLAIIDKRRPDHNCADIMNVIGEVNGKTAVIIDDIIDTASTITECARALKEAGASTIYACATHAIFSPPAINRISNGFFEKIIVTNTIPVPQEEVQQLKILSVAELISEAIRRIHKEYSVSSMLQSP; from the coding sequence ATGCTTTCCCCTGTGATTCTGGCTCAAAAACCTGAGGGGTTAAGTCGAAACTTGCCCAGCAGACTCCGTATTTTCTCTGGTTCTGCTAACCCTGGTTTGGCTCAAGAAGTGGCCCAATACCTACATTGCGAATTAGGGTTAATGGTGCGCAAGCGTTTCGCCGATGGTGAAATTTATGTTCAATTTCAAGAATCCATTCGTGGCTGTGATGTTTACCTGATGCAGCCCACCTGTCAACCGGTCAACGATCACCTGCTCGAACTCTTAATCATGATCGATGCTTGTCGGCGGGCATCGGCTCGGCAGATTACCGCTGTCATTCCCTACTACGGCTATTCTCGAGCCGATCGAAAAACTGCAGGGCGCGAGTCAATTACGGCCAAGCTAACGGCTAATTTAATTACACAAGCTGGGGCTCACCGCATTCTTGCCATGGATTTACACTCAGCCCAAACCCAAGGCTACTTTGACATTCCAGTAGATCACATTTTTGCTGCTCCCGTTCTGCATCGCTATCTACGGACTAAGGAAATCGATGACGTTGTGATTGTATCGCCTGATATTGGTGGTGTAGCTCGCGCCCGAGCCTTTGCCAAACACCTCAATGATGCACCTCTTGCGATTATCGATAAACGTCGCCCGGACCACAATTGCGCCGATATTATGAATGTGATTGGTGAAGTAAATGGTAAGACGGCAGTTATTATTGACGACATCATTGATACGGCGAGCACAATCACAGAATGTGCCCGCGCCCTCAAAGAGGCAGGGGCAAGTACGATCTATGCCTGTGCTACCCACGCTATCTTTTCTCCGCCAGCAATCAATCGCATTTCAAACGGTTTTTTTGAGAAGATAATTGTTACTAATACGATTCCAGTCCCTCAAGAAGAAGTTCAGCAACTCAAAATTCTATCCGTTGCCGAACTGATAAGCGAAGCTATTCGCAGAATTCATAAGGAGTATTCTGTCAGCAGCATGCTTCAGTCGCCTTAA
- a CDS encoding Cof-type HAD-IIB family hydrolase, whose amino-acid sequence MTVDIRLLVLDIDGTLAGVSNEITAPVLEAIRQVQQRGIAVAIATGRMYQSALRFHQLVGSALPLMAYQGAFIKDPKTQTLHRHTPLPRRLALEILAYLAPMEARNDLSIHLYIDDQLHVRSIIDDTEAYAQRSGIRPIAAGDLALLLSNNVAIETTKLLTLSTNIDLLSDILAHLSQRYPTEDLYLTRSVEYFVEATHPLAHKGEAVRFLAEDLLDLKPDQVMTIGDNFNDLEMLRYAGIGVAMGDAPEPVKQGADWVAPGVDADGVAAALWEFLL is encoded by the coding sequence ATGACTGTCGACATTCGTCTTCTTGTGCTCGATATTGATGGCACCCTAGCTGGTGTCTCCAACGAAATCACCGCCCCCGTGCTGGAGGCCATTCGGCAGGTGCAGCAGCGCGGCATTGCCGTGGCGATCGCCACCGGGCGCATGTACCAGTCGGCCCTGCGGTTTCACCAGCTGGTGGGTTCGGCACTACCCCTGATGGCCTACCAGGGGGCCTTCATTAAGGATCCCAAAACCCAAACGCTGCACCGGCATACGCCCCTACCCCGCCGGCTGGCGCTGGAAATTTTGGCCTACCTGGCCCCAATGGAGGCCCGCAATGACCTGTCGATTCACCTGTATATCGACGATCAGCTCCACGTGCGGAGCATTATCGACGACACTGAAGCCTATGCTCAGCGATCGGGCATTCGACCGATCGCCGCCGGAGATTTGGCCCTGCTGTTGAGCAACAATGTGGCGATCGAAACCACGAAGCTGCTGACGCTGAGCACCAACATCGACCTACTCAGCGATATTTTGGCCCACCTGAGCCAGCGCTACCCTACAGAAGACCTGTACCTGACGCGATCGGTGGAATACTTCGTGGAGGCCACCCATCCCCTAGCCCACAAGGGCGAAGCGGTGCGGTTTTTGGCCGAAGACCTGCTGGATCTCAAGCCTGACCAGGTGATGACCATTGGCGACAACTTCAACGACCTGGAAATGCTGCGCTACGCCGGCATTGGCGTGGCCATGGGCGATGCTCCGGAGCCGGTTAAACAGGGGGCTGACTGGGTGGCCCCTGGGGTGGATGCGGATGGGGTGGCGGCGGCGCTGTGGGAATTTCTGCTGTAG
- a CDS encoding polysaccharide deacetylase family protein yields MALPQQQLLTQVARMFPDALFYAPTQAQMVALTIDDVPTPGDRNDASTRLILTALDRYNRTAAHPVRATFFVITDHLNPGSTILQEILASGHEIANHGTTDTTPAILQPVQFARHFQEAHDRITDLIQQPIRWYRPGRGFYNRAMVDHIRLTPGYESLVALASMVPFDTLRPLSTPNLNTWYLSRFIFPGAIFVMHGGSLERCVQTSQALPTLLSLIDRQGYRVVTLSDLYDSLAATGPTATAEIPTAPPPPHPHPPQGPPSQPPV; encoded by the coding sequence ATGGCTCTTCCCCAGCAGCAGCTGCTCACCCAGGTCGCCCGGATGTTTCCGGATGCGCTGTTCTACGCCCCGACCCAGGCCCAGATGGTGGCCCTCACCATCGATGATGTACCGACACCGGGCGATCGCAACGATGCCTCCACCCGGCTGATTCTCACTGCCCTCGATCGCTACAACCGCACCGCCGCGCACCCGGTGCGGGCCACCTTTTTTGTGATCACCGACCACCTCAACCCCGGCAGCACCATTCTGCAGGAGATCCTGGCCAGCGGCCACGAGATTGCCAACCACGGCACCACAGACACCACCCCTGCCATTTTGCAGCCGGTCCAGTTTGCCCGCCATTTTCAAGAGGCCCACGATCGCATCACCGACTTGATCCAGCAGCCGATTCGCTGGTACCGACCAGGACGCGGCTTCTATAACCGGGCCATGGTCGACCACATTCGGCTCACCCCCGGTTACGAGTCGCTGGTGGCTCTGGCCTCCATGGTTCCCTTCGATACCCTTAGACCCCTTAGTACCCCCAACCTCAACACCTGGTACCTGTCCCGGTTTATCTTTCCGGGGGCAATTTTTGTCATGCACGGCGGCTCCCTGGAGCGCTGTGTGCAAACATCCCAGGCGCTGCCCACCCTGCTGAGCCTGATCGATCGCCAGGGCTACCGGGTGGTCACCCTCTCAGACCTCTACGACAGCTTGGCGGCGACCGGCCCCACCGCTACAGCAGAAATTCCCACAGCGCCGCCGCCACCCCATCCGCATCCACCCCAGGGGCCACCCAGTCAGCCCCCTGTTTAA
- a CDS encoding ABC transporter permease: MATNVELATRPIDPGGRADRAWRRLWGDRTARLALVALGLLLLAVTAGPLLYQGSPSAIDFGRALRPPGLAHPLGTNDLGQDQLARLLVGGRISLAVGLTATLVGLSLGVGIGVLAGFYGGWLDSLLMRLTDLFLALPQLPLVLLVVYLLGDPVRRALGPEQGIFWLIVWVIGGLSWMPVARLVRAGFLSLKQRTFVQAAVALGARPWGIVKTHLLPNILGPVIVAATLGVGNALLAESTLSFLGVGFPPDVPTWGRMLFDAQNYIESAPYLVLAPGLAIFLTVLCINTLGDRLRDSLDPTSR, translated from the coding sequence ATGGCCACTAACGTTGAGCTGGCGACTCGGCCCATCGATCCCGGTGGCCGAGCCGATCGCGCCTGGCGACGGCTATGGGGCGATCGCACCGCCCGGCTGGCCCTGGTGGCCCTGGGCCTGCTGCTGCTGGCTGTCACCGCTGGTCCGCTGCTCTACCAGGGGTCTCCCAGCGCCATCGACTTTGGCCGCGCCCTGCGCCCGCCGGGCCTGGCACACCCCCTGGGCACCAATGATCTGGGCCAGGACCAGCTGGCCCGGCTGCTGGTGGGGGGGCGCATTTCCCTGGCGGTAGGGCTGACCGCCACTCTGGTGGGCCTCAGCCTGGGGGTGGGCATTGGCGTGCTGGCCGGGTTCTACGGCGGCTGGCTGGACAGCCTCCTGATGCGCCTCACCGACCTGTTTTTGGCCCTGCCCCAGCTGCCCCTGGTGCTGCTGGTGGTCTACCTGTTGGGGGACCCGGTGCGCCGTGCCCTGGGGCCAGAGCAGGGTATCTTTTGGCTGATCGTGTGGGTGATCGGCGGCCTGAGCTGGATGCCCGTGGCCCGCCTGGTGCGGGCCGGATTTTTGAGCCTGAAGCAGCGCACCTTTGTCCAGGCGGCGGTGGCCCTGGGGGCGCGGCCCTGGGGCATTGTCAAAACCCATCTGCTGCCCAACATTTTGGGGCCGGTGATTGTGGCGGCCACCCTGGGAGTGGGCAACGCCCTGCTGGCCGAATCGACCCTGAGCTTTTTGGGGGTGGGCTTTCCCCCCGATGTGCCCACCTGGGGGCGGATGCTGTTCGATGCCCAGAACTACATCGAGAGCGCCCCTTACCTGGTGCTGGCTCCGGGCCTGGCGATTTTTTTGACGGTGCTGTGTATCAATACCCTGGGCGATCGCCTGCGGGATAGCCTCGATCCGACCAGCCGGTAG
- a CDS encoding ABC transporter permease has translation MLGYLLRRLLMAIPTLVAISAVIFVILALSPSNPLGDLATNPAITPEVRENIVRSLGLDQPIHIRYLKWTAALFTGNLGYSFTSRLPVVDLIAQRLPVTLWIIGVAYLLSVALALPLGIVAALRQNTWVDRAITTVAFMGFSTPPFFSGLVLIIVLSVRLGWLPFIYDNTLVVRDLGSLGQWLRQSIMPIATLVLFQTAVLLRFVRAAMLEEIPQHYVKTARAKGLGRWRIVTLHMLRNALIPVVTLVALDIPTIFTGALVTEQVFRVPGIGALLIESIYRSDTPVVMGIAFIYGVLVVAFNLVADLLYVVIDPRLRYGH, from the coding sequence ATGCTCGGCTACTTGCTCAGGCGTCTGCTGATGGCCATTCCCACCCTGGTGGCGATTAGCGCGGTGATTTTCGTTATTTTGGCGCTGTCGCCCAGCAACCCCCTGGGGGATCTCGCCACCAACCCGGCCATTACGCCGGAGGTGCGGGAGAACATTGTGCGATCGCTCGGTCTCGATCAGCCTATTCATATCCGTTACTTAAAGTGGACGGCGGCGCTGTTTACCGGCAACCTGGGCTACTCCTTTACCAGTCGCCTGCCGGTAGTAGACCTGATTGCCCAGCGCCTGCCCGTCACCCTCTGGATCATTGGGGTGGCCTACCTGCTGAGCGTGGCCCTGGCCCTGCCCCTGGGCATTGTGGCGGCTCTGCGGCAAAACACCTGGGTGGATCGGGCGATTACCACCGTAGCGTTCATGGGGTTCTCAACCCCGCCATTTTTTTCGGGCCTGGTGCTGATTATTGTGCTGAGCGTGCGGTTGGGCTGGCTGCCTTTTATCTACGACAACACTCTGGTGGTGAGGGACCTGGGCAGTCTGGGGCAGTGGCTGCGGCAGTCGATCATGCCCATTGCCACGCTGGTGCTGTTTCAAACGGCGGTGCTGCTGCGGTTTGTGCGGGCCGCCATGCTGGAAGAAATTCCTCAGCACTATGTAAAAACCGCACGGGCCAAGGGACTGGGGCGCTGGCGTATCGTCACCCTGCACATGCTGCGCAACGCGCTGATTCCCGTTGTCACGCTGGTGGCGCTGGATATTCCCACCATTTTTACCGGGGCGCTGGTGACCGAGCAGGTATTTCGGGTGCCGGGGATTGGGGCGCTGCTGATTGAGTCTATCTACCGCAGCGATACCCCAGTCGTCATGGGGATTGCCTTTATTTATGGGGTGCTGGTGGTGGCCTTTAACCTGGTGGCGGATCTGCTCTACGTCGTCATTGATCCCAGGCTGCGCTATGGCCACTAA
- a CDS encoding L,D-transpeptidase, translated as MRTWNQLFGLMSFVAAAGLAPYAIGGLLLQDYPHASASSFFNSPAVLADSTRAAEEVVWLEISLSQRRVTLYEGTKRIEQYPIGIGRAGWETPVGTFRVRQMQEDPIWIHPFTDERIPNHDSRNPLGTRWIGFWTDGHMWVGLHGTSDPSSIGTAASHGCIRMHNADVEALFGRIEMGTPVRVVP; from the coding sequence ATGAGAACGTGGAATCAGTTATTTGGCCTCATGAGTTTTGTAGCAGCGGCGGGGCTTGCGCCTTATGCCATTGGGGGGCTGCTGCTGCAAGACTATCCCCACGCCTCAGCATCCTCCTTTTTTAACTCTCCCGCGGTTCTTGCCGACTCAACCAGAGCCGCTGAAGAAGTGGTTTGGTTAGAGATCAGCCTCAGCCAGCGTCGGGTAACGCTATACGAGGGTACTAAGCGGATCGAGCAGTACCCGATTGGCATCGGCAGAGCTGGGTGGGAAACCCCCGTCGGCACCTTCCGAGTGCGCCAGATGCAGGAAGATCCTATCTGGATACATCCCTTCACCGACGAGCGAATTCCGAACCATGACTCACGCAATCCACTGGGCACCCGGTGGATTGGATTTTGGACGGACGGTCACATGTGGGTCGGCCTCCACGGCACCTCTGACCCCTCGTCCATCGGCACGGCGGCGTCCCACGGCTGCATTCGTATGCACAATGCCGACGTAGAAGCCTTGTTTGGCCGCATTGAAATGGGCACACCGGTAAGAGTTGTGCCCTAG
- a CDS encoding L,D-transpeptidase — MLNRFINLTGLALVLSLTVPAAHQARSSYWPNAAGNTAPASEVTREFSALLPQTAALLGESSQSLTAETTIAPPAESTQAFAPAPENVRLEIHLRRREVLVYQGATVASRYPVGIGRVGWETPTGTFRVRQMREHPTWISPFNGQRIPGGDARNPLGTRWIGFWTDGNNWIGFHGTRNPATVGRNSSHGCLHMHRADLEDLYRQVRLGTPVTVLP, encoded by the coding sequence ATGCTAAACCGCTTCATTAATCTCACCGGACTGGCTCTGGTGCTGAGTTTAACCGTGCCTGCTGCCCATCAGGCCCGCTCCAGTTACTGGCCCAACGCTGCTGGGAATACTGCCCCTGCATCAGAGGTGACACGGGAGTTCTCTGCCCTGCTGCCGCAGACCGCCGCATTGCTGGGCGAAAGCAGCCAATCTCTCACCGCCGAGACCACCATTGCCCCCCCGGCTGAATCTACCCAGGCCTTTGCTCCAGCACCAGAGAATGTGCGGTTAGAAATTCACCTGCGGCGTCGCGAAGTCTTAGTCTACCAGGGTGCAACCGTTGCCAGCCGCTATCCCGTTGGGATCGGTCGAGTCGGTTGGGAAACGCCGACTGGCACCTTTCGAGTGCGCCAGATGCGCGAGCACCCCACTTGGATCAGTCCATTTAATGGACAACGAATTCCCGGGGGTGATGCCCGCAATCCCCTGGGAACGCGATGGATTGGTTTTTGGACCGACGGCAACAACTGGATTGGGTTTCATGGCACTCGTAACCCCGCAACGGTAGGCAGAAACTCCTCCCACGGATGTCTTCATATGCACAGGGCTGACCTGGAGGACCTGTACCGGCAAGTCAGACTTGGCACCCCAGTCACGGTGCTGCCGTAG